A window of the Eleutherodactylus coqui strain aEleCoq1 chromosome 8, aEleCoq1.hap1, whole genome shotgun sequence genome harbors these coding sequences:
- the INHBB gene encoding inhibin beta B chain: MALSARSSAPRLSTMALQGRSSASRHSTTALPARSSASRHSTMALQGRSSAPRLRPTGLPARSSAPRLSTTALPARSSAPRHSTLLLLLLALLVLCAAGSPTAMRDPPASSSPDTCASCGLRPPEEAAGLEQDFVFVEAVKRHILTRLQMRERPNITHAVPRAAMLSALRKLHAGRLREDGRLEIPTLDGHGMSGPDSPEHGGTSEIISFAEADDVTASRVQLTFIISNEGNQNLFVFQANLWLYLKCPEVFEKSRRHKIRIKLHFQDPANPAKMSMVEKKVDIKKSGWHTFPLTDAIQGLFEKGDRRLNLEVQCDGCEEWSVVPVYVDPGEESHRPFLVVRARLADNKHRIRKRGLECDGRTNLCCRQQFFIDFRHIGWNDWIIAPSGYFGNYCEGSCPAYLAGVPGSASSFHTAVVNQYRMRGLNPGTVNSCCIPTKLSTMSMLYFDDEYNIVKRDVPNMIVEECGCA, from the exons ATGGCTCTCTCTGCTAGATCGTCAGCTCCCCGGCTCAGCACCATGGCTCTCCAGGGTAGATCGTCAGCTTCGCGGCACAGCACCACGGCTCTCCCTGCTAGATCGTCAGCTTCGCGGCACAGCACCATGGCTCTCCAGGGTAGATCGTCAGCTCCGCGGCTCAGACCAACGGGTCTCCCTGCTAGATCGTCAGCTCCGCGGCTTAGCACCACGGCTCTCCCTGCTAGATCGTCAGCTCCGCGGCACAGCACCTTGCTCCTGCTGCTGCTCGCACTCCTGGTCCTGTGCGCAGCCGGCAGCCCCACAGCAATGCGCGATCCTCCCGCGTCGTCTTCCCCGGACACTTGCGCATCTTGCGGGCTGCGGCCCCCGGAGGAGGCGGCGGGTCTGGAGCAGGACTTTGTGTTCGTGGAGGCGGTGAAGCGCCACATTCTGACCCGGCTGCAGATGCGGGAGCGGCCAAACATCACCCACGCCGTGCCCCGGGCTGCCATGTTGTCTGCCTTGAGGAAGCTGCACGCCGGGCGTCTGAGGGAGGACGGACGCCTGGAGATCCCCACCTTGGACGGGCACGGCATGTCTGGCCCCGACAGCCCCGAGCACGGCGGCACCTCCGAGATCATCAGCTTCGCCGAGGCAG ATGATGTCACGGCTTCCAGAGTCCAACTCACATTCATTATTTCCAATGAAGGGAACCAGAACTTGTTCGTCTTTCAGGCCAACCTTTGGCTGTACCTGAAGTGTCCTGAGGTTTTTGAAAAGAGTAGAAGACACAAAATCCGGATAAAACTTCATTTCCAAGATCCTGCTAACCCAGCCAAGATGAGCATGGTGGAGAAGAAAGTGGATATCAAGAAGAGCGGTTGGCACACGTTCCCCTTGACCGATGCCATCCAGGGCCTTTTTGAGAAGGGCGACCGTAGGCTTAACTTAGAAGTGCAGTGTGATGGCTGTGAGGAATGGTCTGTAGTCCCAGTATACGTGGATCCTGGAGAAGAATCCCACCGCCCTTTTCTGGTGGTTCGTGCAAGACTTGCTGACAACAAGCATCGGATACGTAAAAGAGGTCTTGAGTGCGATGGACGTACAAACCTGTGTTGTAGGCAACAATTTTTTATTGACTTCCGACACATTGGATGGAATGACTGGATCATAGCACCATCAGGTTACTTTGGTAattattgtgaggggagctgcccTGCCTACTTGGCTGGTGTCCCAGGTTCGGCCTCGTCCTTTCACACCGCGGTGGtgaatcagtacaggatgagaGGTCTGAATCCAGGGACGGTGAACTCCTGTTGTATCCCAACAAAATTAAGTACAATGTCCATGTTGTACTTCGATGACGAGTACAACATTGTCAAGAGGGACGTGCCTAACATGATCGTGGAGGAATGTGGATGCGCGTGA